The sequence GAGTTCAATGGATGTAATCATTGAAAGAGCCTGCGGGCTGGATGTCCATAAGGACAGTATTACTGCCTGCATCATGACATCTGAAGGAAAGGAGGTTCGAACATTTTCAACTAAAACGATCTTTCTCCTGGAGCTAATCGACTGGATTAAGGAACAAAGATGCAGTCACGTTGCGATGGAAAGTACAAGTGTTTACTGGAAACCGATCGTAAATCTTTTGGAAGCTGAAGGTATTGAATTTCTCGTAGTCAATGCACAACACATGAAATCCCTTCCTGGTCGCAAGACCGACGTGAAGGATGCCGAGTGGATTGCCCAATTACTAAGACACGGACTTCTAAAGGCTAGCTTCATCCCTAACCGGACGCAACGGGAGCTTAGGGAACTGGTGCGTTACCGCCGAAGCATTATTGAGGAACGTGCCCGGCAACACAATCGGATACAGAAGGTCCTTGAAGGAGCGAATATTAAACTCGGATCTGTGGTTTCCGACATCATGGGTGTTTCGGCAAAGGACATGCTTCACGCAATCGCAGAGGGCGAAGACGACCCTGAAAAACTATCAAACTTGGCACGTAGAACGATGAAAAAGAAGAAAGATGAACTTGAGCTGGCTCTTCGAGGCTATGTAAATCCGCATCAACGATTGATGCTCAAGACAATTTTAACTCACATTGATTTTCTTACTGAACAGATAGTGTTGCTCGACAAAGAAATCGCCGAGAGAGTCAGTAAATATCAGGAAGATATCGAACGACTCGATTCTATCCCTGGCATAGCCACAAGGATGGCTGAACAAATACTTGCCGAGATTGGTCCCGATGTGGGATCCCAGTTTCCTACTGCGGCACATTTATGTTCCTGGGCTGCATTGGTTCCTGGACATAATGAAAGTGCTGGGAAGCGGAAATCGTCAAGAACCAAAAAAGGAAACAAGTATCTCCGTTCTGCATTAACTGAAGCAGCCCAATCAGTTAGGGGTTCAAAAAACTACCTCGGTGCCCTATACAGGCGGACAGCCGGCCGAAAAGGAAAGAAACGTGCAGCTATTGTAGTGGCACATGCGATGTTGCGTATCGCTTATTACCTTCTCACCAGAAAAGAAATGTACATTGATTTAGGTGAAGACTACTTTGACAAGCAGAGACAAGTTTCCATTGTTCGGCATTCAGTTCGAAGACTCGAGAACTTAGGATATACCGTAACCATTTCGGA is a genomic window of Bacillus sp. BGMRC 2118 containing:
- a CDS encoding IS110 family transposase, with amino-acid sequence MDVIIERACGLDVHKDSITACIMTSEGKEVRTFSTKTIFLLELIDWIKEQRCSHVAMESTSVYWKPIVNLLEAEGIEFLVVNAQHMKSLPGRKTDVKDAEWIAQLLRHGLLKASFIPNRTQRELRELVRYRRSIIEERARQHNRIQKVLEGANIKLGSVVSDIMGVSAKDMLHAIAEGEDDPEKLSNLARRTMKKKKDELELALRGYVNPHQRLMLKTILTHIDFLTEQIVLLDKEIAERVSKYQEDIERLDSIPGIATRMAEQILAEIGPDVGSQFPTAAHLCSWAALVPGHNESAGKRKSSRTKKGNKYLRSALTEAAQSVRGSKNYLGALYRRTAGRKGKKRAAIVVAHAMLRIAYYLLTRKEMYIDLGEDYFDKQRQVSIVRHSVRRLENLGYTVTISDAS